One genomic region from Yarrowia lipolytica chromosome 1C, complete sequence encodes:
- a CDS encoding uncharacterized protein (Compare to YALI0C01991g, no similarity), producing the protein MTRRKGGSMSGAGSTRDHARDEPSLEARPRVSDDDELVINSEEGELEEEVGEEEEEEETEMEVPHDSKPPPTRQQRTTNGTGPKMQGYAESYPQRMHFEFEQPYSDSADEDEVWQKMDSSLPSQLAKYRGIVAAYLENSRVYDVSVHGALQRIMDITGYNFDEEEKEDLILLIRGMFVVHFSKIDKAGMDPDKHVGDPQVLWYSSGLKERDKMRVRLKELRRLRLENEDKKRAKKDKKNKKRGREDKNMKPTRTIRDETADSQRPLKYADNLINGYTDSFEGVEFYYPAADDLSDSEILETSPVPDPGAMLTEEMNIVEMIRDTYKVSVAELRHVMGSEGDLKHVFQGWIAAARAKWASLDLTVDLVKDQDANLRLDPERINNDETLGQLKSKHKSITNERQYILDRVLFSIPTPDRTASLLRFERDWGIAKASTHNYMLSSRTWWGRPRDIKPIPVYLVDEYLDDAPDVDPYLDEMFDADGDQDFDVDPKDSDPFETRLYGLSKPLQELLGHSLLRHRDVIFDIFRHVRRMTKPSNQVKYFMGDSFQIFSDRLQRVFFRKKRFEYITWKKASAFLFKHHYTIPSGLPIRPVDPLFYAENAHRNYAELTPYNELHKVMTFNAVASTGEVWRRHAHPLYGFRDSREWEHGFRKWAGAELQAEHGSNKSVDDQRRAIFKQHFDTLMHLERQGQVPEWWCEDESEMRDLPVLRNRPLVQLRADKESEYGTRVDRMRSIYQPTWYGEWRRPWQRNLGYTPPEMRAELAVLQDIAEEQQEEPVDTQDGWLRLRESYWLESDFLPPMFNKPFKANRSWHCLAPGPYNLDPPARKRPSDINGLHPWDQTLFGTTIANEFDGGMEQPRKRRRYRRALWWHPDRRRELDNYHFENLYGSEKWASDTLKVQDHKQVYLCDSEDEEDWLEETYAPLIEELNGRSRNKTTFDERPAQETPEPVVEEVESDDGPKKEGQDQDGDIEMGYDFGPTIEEVE; encoded by the coding sequence ATGACCCGAAGAAAAGGAGGGTCGATGAGCGGCGCGGGGTCGACACGTGACCATGCACGTGACGAGCCCTCCCTGGAGGCGCGGCCACGTGTGTCGGACGACGATGAGCTAGTGATCAATTCAGAGGAGGGAgagctggaagaggaggtgggagaggaggaagaggaggaagagaccGAGATGGAGGTGCCACACGACTCCAAACCGCCACCAACTCGGCAACAGCGGACTACAAACGGCACAGGACCCAAAATGCAAGGGTATGCGGAATCATATCCACAGAGAATGCATTTCGAATTCGAACAACCCTACAGCGACAGTGCCGACGAAGATGAGGTATGGCAAAAGATGGACAGCTCTTTGCCTTCACAGCTCGCCAAGTACCGGGGCATTGTTGCGGCGTACCTGGAAAACAGTCGTGTTTATGACGTGTCTGTCCATGGAGCGTTACAACGGATTATGGACATTACAGGGTACAATttcgacgaggaggaaaaagaggACTTGATTCTGTTGATCAGAGGCATGTTTGTGGTGCATTTCAGCAAGATTGACAAGGCCGGAATGGACCCCGATAAACACGTGGGCGATCCCCAAGTCTTGTGGTACTCCTCTGGGTTGAAGGAGAGAGACAAAATGAGGGTCAGGTTGAAGGAACTGAGACGGCTGCGACTGGAAAACGAAGACAAGAAGAGGGCGAagaaagacaagaagaacaagaaaagaGGGAGGGAGGACAAGAATATGAAGCCGACCAGGACCATCAGAGACGAGACTGCCGACAGTCAAAGACCTCTTAAGTACGCCGATAATCTTATCAACGGTTATACAGACTCGTTTGAGGGCGTGGAATTCTATTATCCCGCTGCGGATGATCTGAGCGACTCGGAAATACTCGAAACCTCTCCCGTTCCGGACCCAGGCGCCATGTTGACCGAAGAAATGAACATTGTCGAAATGATCAGAGACACGTACAAGGTGTCTGTGGCGGAGTTGCGGCATGTTATGGGCTCTGAAGGCGATCTCAAGCACGTTTTCCAGGGGTGGATCGCAGCTGCACGCGCCAAATGGGCTTCTCTTGACCTCACCGTCGATCTAGTCAAAGATCAGGATGCAAACTTGCGTTTAGACCCTGAGCGAATCAACAACGACGAGACGCTAGGTCAATTGAAATCAAAACACAAGAGCATCACCAACGAAAGGCAGTACATTCTAGACCGCGTGCTGTTTTCGATTCCTACGCCTGACCGCACCGCATCGCTCCTACGGTTTGAGAGAGACTGGGGCATCGCAAAGGCATCCACGCACAACTACATGCTTTCCAGCAGAACGTGGTGGGGCCGGCCGCGTGATATCAAGCCTATCCCTGTCTATCTAGTGGACGAATATCTGGATGATGCGCCAGATGTAGATCCTTACTTAGACGAAATGTTTGATGCGGATGGAGACCAGGATTTTGATGTGGATCCCAAGGACTCCGATCCGTTTGAGACCCGGCTTTACGGGCTTAGTAAGCCATTGCAGGAGCTCCTGGGCCACAGTCTTCTGCGGCACAGAGACGTGATTTTCGACATTTTCAGGCACGTGCGCCGTATGACGAAGCCAAGCAACCAAGTCAAATATTTTATGGGCGATTCATTTCAAATCTTCAGCGATCGATTGCAGAGGGTCTTTTTCCGCAAGAAGCGGTTTGAATACATCACGTGGAAGAAGGCGTCAGCCTTTCTGTTTAAGCATCATTACACCATCCCTTCGGGTCTTCCTATTCGACCTGTGGATCCATTGTTTTATGCGGAGAACGCCCATCGCAATTACGCTGAGCTCACTCCGTACAACGAGCTGCACAAGGTGATGACGTTCAATGCTGTGGCTTCTACTGGTGAGGTGTGGAGACGGCACGCCCACCCGTTGTATGGATTCAGAGACTCTAGAGAGTGGGAGCACGGGTTCAGAAAGTGGGCTGGAGCTGAACTGCAAGCTGAACATGGAAGCAATAAAAGTGTTGACGACCAGCGGAGGGCGATTTTCAAGCAGCACTTCGACACCTTGATGCATCTGGAACGACAAGGACAGGTTCCCGAGTGGTGGTGTGAGGATGAGTCCGAGATGAGGGATCTTCCTGTGCTAAGGAATAGGCCGTTGGTTCAGCTGCGAGCGGACAAGGAGTCCGAATATGGCACGAGAGTAGACCGTATGAGGAGTATCTACCAGCCTACTTGGTATGGAGAATGGAGACGCCCCTGGCAGAGAAACCTCGGATACACTCCTCCCGAGATGAGGGCTGAATTGGCAGTTTTGCAGGACATTgcagaagagcagcaggaggagcctgtAGATACACAGGACGGATGGCTTCGGCTGAGAGAGTCATATTGGCTGGAGTCCGATTTCTTGCCTCCTATGTTCAACAAGCCGTTCAAGGCCAATCGTTCCTGGCATTGTCTGGCCCCTGGTCCCTACAATCTGGACCCTCCTGCCCGAAAACGCCCCAGTGATATCAACGGTCTGCATCCATGGGACCAGACTCTTTTTGGAACGACTATTGCCAATGAGTTTGATGGAGGTATGGAGCAGCCTCGGAAACGGCGCCGATACAGAAGAGCTCTGTGGTGGCATCCGGACCGCCGCCGGGAGTTGGATAACTACCATTTCGAGAATCTGTACGGCTCCGAAAAGTGGGCCAGTGACACTCTCAAGGTGCAAGACCATAAGCAGGTGTACCTCTGTGATtctgaagacgaggaggactggCTCGAAGAGACGTACGCCCCTTTGATTGAGGAGCTCAATGGTAGATCGAGAAATAAGACTACGTTTGACGAGAGGCCGGCCCAGGAGACCCCCGAGCCGGTcgttgaggaggttgagtcTGACGACGGGCCAAAGAAGGAAGGACAGGACCAGGATGGAGATATTGAGATGGGATATGATTTTGGACCAACCAtagaggaggtggagtAG